TGGATACTCTCAAAAGATCCTATTTTATCTATATGATCTTTGTGATTTTGATCATATCTTTGACTCTCTACTTTATCTTGAAAATACAGTTCTTTATTAATGAAGACAAAACAAAAGCACAATAAAAATAACAATAAAAAACACCACTTCTTCATTTTTACGTTCCTCCTTATTCTTGTTGATACTAGAATAGGAAAAACTGTTTAAAAAAAGAGTAGGGTAAAATTTAAATTTTTCTTAAATTCTTTATGAAATTTTTAAACTTGGTCAATTGGAACCCTTTCCTGCGGTAAACGAACTTCAAATATAGTACGTATTAAACTACTCTCGGCCGTAATCGTTCCATTATGTTGCTCCACAATATTCTTTGCTATGAATAAACCAAGGCCTGTGCTATCTTCTCGATGAGTTCGTGCTTTGTCACCGGTATAAAACATATCAAAAAGATATGGAAGTTCATTCGGAGGAATACTATCTCCATAATTAATAACCTGAACAACCACCTCTCCTGCTTCATCAAACCCGTTAATATCTACAAACTGACCATCATATCCATAACGACTGGCATTGGTTAAAAGATTTTCAAACACACGAGCTAACATCTCCCCGTCACCCAAAATAGGTAAATGGGGCAGAATATTCATTCGAGCGATCAAATTATTTTTCTCGAAAACAGGATACAATTCTTCTTTTAATTGAAAAAGAAGGTCACTTAAATTAATTTGCCTTTTTTCAATTGGCAACATGCCATAGTTCATTCTAGTTATTTCGAATAATTCATCAATCAGTCTTTCTAAACGTTGAGATTTAGTAAAGGCTATCGTTAAAAAATGTCTGACTTGTTCTTTAGTCAACTTCTCATCCTTAAGGATTAAATCTAAATAACCTAAAACAGAAGTTAGGGGAGTACGCAAATCATGTGCCAAATTTACAACTAACTGTTCTTTACTGTTTTCTGAAAAATCGCCTCTTTGTATGGCTTCTTCTAATTTTTCACCCGCCAGATTAATTGCTTGTGCAATATCTCCAAATTCATCATTTGATTGGATATAAACCCGATGTTTAAAGTTGCCACGAGCGAGAAATTGAATTCCGTTTGATATTTCATTGAAATAGGTAGAATAGGGCTTAGTGAGTAAATAGAAAAACAAGATCGA
The Neobacillus sp. PS3-40 genome window above contains:
- a CDS encoding HAMP domain-containing sensor histidine kinase, which translates into the protein MAKFIRSFRSKIIVLFGLSMLLGGIITYLIFKGLQLYYHTIVRRGDPLAQLRQFIDSIGDFNFFLILFISLSILFFYLLTKPYSTYFNEISNGIQFLARGNFKHRVYIQSNDEFGDIAQAINLAGEKLEEAIQRGDFSENSKEQLVVNLAHDLRTPLTSVLGYLDLILKDEKLTKEQVRHFLTIAFTKSQRLERLIDELFEITRMNYGMLPIEKRQINLSDLLFQLKEELYPVFEKNNLIARMNILPHLPILGDGEMLARVFENLLTNASRYGYDGQFVDINGFDEAGEVVVQVINYGDSIPPNELPYLFDMFYTGDKARTHREDSTGLGLFIAKNIVEQHNGTITAESSLIRTIFEVRLPQERVPIDQV